The following DNA comes from Acipenser ruthenus chromosome 47, fAciRut3.2 maternal haplotype, whole genome shotgun sequence.
AGACCTGACTCATATGATCCACATCATTGATACCGAGCACCCCTGGGACATCTACTCCATCAATTCAGGACACAATGAGGTCATCACGTGCCTGGAATGGGACCAGTCCGGTAAGGGTCAGGGGGGCAGCCAGCATGTACAGTGAACAGAATCAAGATGGATTCTTCACTTCATTTAGCCAACAGCTGGTGTAGATCTATAAAACAGCTCATAATCTGAGCATGTTTTCATCCATACAGTGGTCTTcaataagactctcattgcagagcagtttgaacCAATTTAGGTTTTACACTAGTTTCCGACACAGATACATTAGCGTATAGACTAGATCAGCCAACGCGTCTTCATAGAAGtgagagccagcaccatctagcaTTCTGCCACTCCAGACCAAGCTTTCTTTTAATTTGCTAGCAATTCACTCTTGCGGCGCTCACTAATATAAAGGCACTGGCTGAGACTGCATTAGATATGGATACTGTATGGCAGGCAATTAGAAATGAAAAGCTCCTGAACTCAAACATCTTAacacagatttataaaaaaaaaaaaaaaaaactcacgcacactatgaaaatgtaatttgaaacaaATACACCACCtgctcgatatatcgcgggtgtcggggtccaatataaatctgctatatatcgagggccgcgatatagtgagagacccacagaaaaacaaataggctaacaagtaaatactgtaaaaccacgccctcgttttatcgggggcgtcagggtccagtataaatcctctacgcaacccgctttttctcatttttcgtataaaaagcagcacaacgttttaattcgtactgcggagggtaattgcttctcatcgacttcagtctccaattaatttcatgagtcttcctctcctttctcaaatgcacaaacccgctgcattgaaagaatccactcctaacataggaggcttgttgctaggtaGCTGcgtcactgccttgtggcttttgctagtgcattgctgccacacgtgaacacctctttggctaaaataaaaaccacttcagcaagtagatatttaatttgctttgtgttattgtgcactGCATGTGTAtgtgataacagtacgatattaatgctttgtttttaattattttgtatatttttgtttgtgatgtgcgaaaacgaaataaaacgaacagtaattctaagcgAAATTGCCTATGTATAgtgcatgcgcagttagactgtaaaaatggggagccaactccaggactgtGATATATTTGAATCCGCAGTATAGAGGGGCGGTATAGCGAAGGGTGGGTGTATCACTCCCACTGCAGTACAAACTGTTTGGCAGTCTTATTCCTTACCTGCATATCTCAGCCACTACCAAGAGGTGGCACTGTTCCAGGAATTGTGAGTCAGAATGTGTTTGCTGGGTTCCAGGCTCGCGGCTGCTCTCTGCTGACGCGGACGGGCAGATTAAATGCTGGGGGATGGCAGAGCACCTGGTGAACGGCTGGGAGAGTTCCCTGGGGAGTGCTGTGGAGGGAGACCCCATCGTCGCCCTGTCCTGGCTGCACAACGGGGTCAAACTGGCCCTGCATGTCGAGAAGGTAGGGCGAGGAAGATACAAGGACTGTCACCCAAAGTACATAGAAATTGGTACCTGGCTGATCAAGATGGAAACTTTTACCCCTTATCAAAACTATGAGAATATAGGTGTTAGCCTTAGGGTTTACATTGGAGTATGTGTGCAGTGTAGGCCAAGTATATGATATTTCTTCACAGTTTTTTTCCATATAAGCTGTGGACAGAAAGTGTACAAGTATACGTCATTTCTtatgatggcttttctgattaATTACAGACTTTCCCAATAAGTTTAAACATGCTTAATCctaacatttaaatgtttaggaAGTCGTTTCTCAAACTGCCTCAGAAACATAAAAGTGTGATGGTAAGTGGGATACAGCAACGAATTGTGAAAGTCTCCTTGCACCCCAGTCAGGCTCATCGAATTTCGGGGAGAAGTTTTCGCGGGTGAAGTTCTCTCCGTCTCTGACTCTGTTCGGAGGGAAGCCGATGGAGGGCTGGATGGCGGTGACGGTGAGCGGGCTGGTGTCCGTGTCTCTGCTCAAGCCCAACGGCACGCTGCTGACCGCCAGCGAGAGCCTGTGCCGACTGCGGGGCCGCGTGGCGCTGGCGGACATCGCCTTCACGGGAGGGGGGAACATCGTGGTGGCGGCCACCGacggcagcagctcctccccggTGCAGTTCTACAAGGTGTGCGTGGGGGTGGTGAACGAGAAGTGCCGCATTGACACGGAGCTCCTGCCCTCGCTCTTCATGCGCTGCACCACAGACCCGGCACGCAAGGACAAGTACCCCGCCGTCACACACCTCAAATTCCTCACGAGGGAGAACTCCGAGCAGGTACAGGCAAAATGATCTTACTGTGATGCAGTACTAATCAATTAAAGAATACTTGAATATCCATTCACATTTTGAAAGTCACTTCATTCCTGGATAAAGTGCTGTAAACCGCCAGGCTGTGCTGGCTTTCCAGTTCTGTTTTATCCAAACTAATCTGTGATTAATTCGAGAGTTTTTTGTAACTTGGTGCTCTGTACTGAAATATACATCCCCTGTGTAACTTCCCTGCTAATCGTTCTTGAATTGTGCTCTGACCCTCACATGCTGTGTGTTGCAGGTGCTGCTGTGTGCCTCCAGCCAGCTGGGCAGTATTGTGGAGTGCTGGTCCCTGAGGAAGGAGGGACTCCCGGTCAACAATATCTTCCAACACCGCTCCCCAGTAGGTAGGTTCGAAGGGTTCCTCTAACCCTTAGCCTTTTCAGTGTGTTTGACAAGAGGTCTTGTTTGGATCTAACCCGCCCCTCTTCCTTCTTTGTCCCGCAGTGGGTGAGAAACAGCCCATGATCCTCAAGTGGAGAATCCTGTCAGCCACCAGCGATCTGGACCGTGTTTCAGCCGTGGCGCTGCCCAAACTGCCCATTTCCATCTCCAACACTGACCTCAAAGTGGCCAGCGACACCAAGTTCTGTCCAGGCCTCGGTATGCACCCAGAAAACGACACGTCCCCCTGCCCTGCCTCTGGGGTTCAGGCTTGTGTTTGTAGAGCGAAAGGGCTCATTCCGGTTATCCTTACCCTCCACCAGATAGAATCACACACACTTCCTGTTAGACAGATTccctgtttctctgtgtgtgtgagttcaGTTAAGTGTCTATGGAAAAGACTTGATTAAATATGAAATCAATTACATTGCACACATCCTACTGCTACATATGACAATGGTTTAACATAGGCCTGTCCAACTGATAGTTCACTGAACTACCCAGTATGATTTAGAGGTAAAGTGTTCCATTCAGTGCTCTAAGTGAAAAGACCACAAGGGCGATCGATAGTCTTTGGTAGAAGAAAGTACAGTGAAAATGCAGCAAAGCTgatgttgtgtttaaacatgACACACACTGAAGTGCTGTCTTAGTGCACTTTGgttaaaccttgtttttttttaaatgtctttgcaGCTATTTAGTCAgatttttagttttagtaaacTATATCTTAAGTCTTTCATTTTTCATTGAAACTCTAAACGGTTACCATCCCGATGAGAGACTGTGTGTGCTGCCAGGTCTGTGCTGTTTGTGATGGATGTGTGGCGTGTGCTTTGCGCTCGCAGGGCTGGCCCTGGCGTTTCACGACGGCAGTATTCACATCGTGCACCGGCTGTCTCTGCAGACCATGGGTGTGTTCTACGGCAGCTCGGCCTCCTCTCAGCGCGGCCCCGACGAGCCGGCCCTCAAGAGGCAGCGCCCCGCCGGCACGGCCGGACACTTCAAGGCTCTGCAGCTCTCCTGGACCTCCCTGGCTCTCGTGGGCATCGACAACCACGGCAAGGTGGGCAACCAAAACCACGCTTCACACTTGAGCGGCCAAATTCATTCAgatctatacaaaaaaaaaatcttaaacattTAGAGAATCATTTTATTtgtcagttttcattttttttggtgtACATTTCCCTTAATATTTTTTGGTGTTTGGATTATTGTAATTTTCTctgaatctgcctttacctggctttgagctgctctgGAGAATCGTGTGCCAGCACAGAACAGCTTTCCTCATTCAATTCAAATCATGTGCCAATGTAACATCTCCACTCTACTAGCATGGTTCACATAGGTGGAAATGGAAaggccaggtaaagacagatatagtgaaaaataaaaataactccatACGGGAGCAACAGAACCAGAACCCACTCACAATGATTGAAACACCAtaataagggaaaaaaacaaTGACAGTAAGATTTTAACTTTATAAACTGCAATGTAATGTTGACACACCTTCCCCTTCTGCAGTAGACTTCCTGTTAACACGTAGTTTGATCTACCTGCTGCTGTCTTTCAGCTGCACATGTTGCGTGTCTCGCCTTCCATGGGCCACACTCTGGACATGAACACCTCACTGCGCCACCTGCTGTTCCTGCTGGAGTACTGCATGGTGACCGGCTATGACTGGTGGGACATCTT
Coding sequences within:
- the LOC117966194 gene encoding mediator of RNA polymerase II transcription subunit 16-like, giving the protein MDVAYVCEWEKRPKSNHCPSIPLVCAWSCRNLVAFTTDLKNEEEKDLTHMIHIIDTEHPWDIYSINSGHNEVITCLEWDQSGSRLLSADADGQIKCWGMAEHLVNGWESSLGSAVEGDPIVALSWLHNGVKLALHVEKSGSSNFGEKFSRVKFSPSLTLFGGKPMEGWMAVTVSGLVSVSLLKPNGTLLTASESLCRLRGRVALADIAFTGGGNIVVAATDGSSSSPVQFYKVCVGVVNEKCRIDTELLPSLFMRCTTDPARKDKYPAVTHLKFLTRENSEQVLLCASSQLGSIVECWSLRKEGLPVNNIFQHRSPVVGEKQPMILKWRILSATSDLDRVSAVALPKLPISISNTDLKVASDTKFCPGLGLALAFHDGSIHIVHRLSLQTMGVFYGSSASSQRGPDEPALKRQRPAGTAGHFKALQLSWTSLALVGIDNHGKLHMLRVSPSMGHTLDMNTSLRHLLFLLEYCMVTGYDWWDILLHVQPGMVHNLVDKLHEEYMRQNQALQQVLSTRIVAMKASLCKLSSATVARACDYHAKLLLIAISSTLKSLLRPHVLNTPDKSPGDRLAEICVKNTDTDIDKVMINLKTEEFVLDASTLQSLQQLIQWVGDLVLYLLASLPNQGSLVRPGFGFLRDGPSLGMLREMMVVIRIWGLLKPGCLPIYTATSDNQDSMSLLFRLLTKLWLCSRDENHPSEPDDSLIDECCLLPSQLLVPNMDWLPVNDGVVSKLQNKQPLRLQFGKPYSLPGLGSGAPVEIFSRTPGSQRMDNLRCLHLGVCPTEDSKACTRCGCVTMLRSPNKTTALKQWEQRWIKNCLCGGLWRRIPTTVS